The Primulina eburnea isolate SZY01 chromosome 13, ASM2296580v1, whole genome shotgun sequence genome includes a region encoding these proteins:
- the LOC140809399 gene encoding aspartic proteinase 36-like, translating into MALSWFPLALAVAVAVAVLPAAVVGEGKSVGLTLERANHKGIELSQLRNRDRVRHGRFLQQQPLGVVDFPVEGTYDPYLVGLYFTRVKLGTPPKEFYVQIDTGSDVLWVSCNPCAGCPTSSGLQIQLEFFDPSSSNTASPVSCSDQRCALGAQSSDSGCSGQNLCGYTFQYGDGSGTSGYYVSDSIYLDTVVGDSLTSNSSAAVVFGCSTSQTGDLTKPDRAVDGIFGFGQNGLSVISQLSSQGVTPNSFSHCLKGENGGGGILVLGQIVEPNLVYTPLVPSQPHYNVNLQSISVNGQTLPIDPSVFASSPNRGTIIDSGTTLAYLAKEAYDPFVTAITQTVSQSVRPLVSKGTQCYLTTSSISDIFPLVSLNFAGGASMILRPQDYLLQQNSVGGAAVWCIGVQKFQGEGMTILGDLVLKDKIVVYDLAGQRIGWANYDCSSSVNVTTAGSTGKTEFFNAGQFNDNNSASVKPYKMIVPSAIVTLLLHVAFSGVLPFL; encoded by the exons ATGGCGCTGTCGTGGTTTCCTTTGGCGTTGGCCGTGGCGGTGGCCGTGGCTGTGTTGCCGGCGGCGGTTGTTGGTGAAGGGAAGAGCGTGGGGTTGACTCTTGAGAGAGCGAATCACAAGGGAATTGAACTGAGTCAACTCAGGAACCGGGACAGGGTCAGACACGGCAGATTCTTGCAGCAACAGCCTCTTGGTGTCGTTGATTTCCCTGTCGAAGGAACCTATGATCCTTATCTTGTGGG GTTGTACTTTACTAGAGTTAAATTGGGCACTCCTCCAAAAGAATTCTATGTACAGATAGATACTGGAAGTGATGTGCTATGGGTCAGTTGCAATCCGTGTGCTGGTTGCCCCACATCAAGTGGACTACAA ATTCAGCTAGAGTTTTTCGATCCTTCCAGCTCAAACACAGCTTCGCCAGTCTCATGTTCAGATCAAAGATGTGCTTTAGGAGCACAGTCATCTGATTCCGGGTGTTCAGGCCAAAACCTATGTGGATACACATTCCAGTATGGTGATGGCAGTGGCACATCAGGATATTATGTGTCAGATTCAATATATTTGGACACAGTAGTTGGAGATTCTTTGACGTCGAATTCTTCTGCAGCTGTTGTTTTTGG CTGTAGCACATCACAGACCGGGGATCTTACGAAGCCAGATAGGGCAGTTGATGGTATATTTGGTTTTGGACAAAATGGCTTATCCGTAATCTCTCAACTTTCATCACAGGGAGTTACCCCAAATTCATTTTCCCATTGCTTAAAAGGAGAAAACGGTGGGGGTGGTATTTTGGTGCTTGGGCAGATTGTGGAGCCAAATCTTGTTTACACTCCTCTAGTTCCATCACA GCCCCATTACAATGTAAATCTACAAAGCATTTCAGTAAATGGGCAAACATTGCCCATCGATCCTTCCGTTTTTGCATCATCACCCAACCGAGGAACCATAATTGACTCAGGAACAACGCTGGCTTATCTTGCCAAAGAAGCTTATGACCCTTTTGTTACGGCT ATTACACAGACTGTATCACAATCTGTCCGCCCTCTTGTTTCAAAGGGAACCCAATGCTATCTAACTACCTCCAG TATCTCAGATATTTTCCCTCTGGTTAGTTTAAACTTCGCTGGTGGTGCCTCAATGATACTAAGGCCTCAAGATTACCTCTTGCAGCAGAACTCTGTT GGTGGTGCAGCAGTGTGGTGCATTGGCGTTCAGAAATTTCAGGGTGAAGGAATGACAATTTTAGGAG ATTTGGTCCTGAAAGACAAGATTGTTGTATATGATTTGGCTGGCCAAAGGATTGGATGGGCGAATTATGACT GTTCATCTTCTGTAAACGTTACCACCGCCGGCAGTACTGGTAAAACAGAATTTTTCAATGCCGGACAATTTAACGACAATAATTCAGCATCCGTCAAACCTTACAAGATGATAGTACCGAGTGCCATCGTAACTTTACTGTTGCATGTTGCATTCTCCGGTGTTCTACCATTTTTATGA
- the LOC140810862 gene encoding LOW QUALITY PROTEIN: putative phospholipid:diacylglycerol acyltransferase 2 (The sequence of the model RefSeq protein was modified relative to this genomic sequence to represent the inferred CDS: inserted 1 base in 1 codon; deleted 4 bases in 3 codons), translated as MASNFRFWKHCYLEPVKFSINYRRPETEESQCFGINSAVNVERIKQNKLKKQWRCVDSCCWTIGYLCTTWWLLLFLHHFLPANFQGFKVPEPPGERLRIGGTAALHPVVLVPGIVTGGLELWEGRPCADGLFRKRLWGVSFTEIFRRPMCWLEHLSLNDETGLDPPGIRVRAVPGLVEADYFAPGYFIWANLIQNLARIGYEEKNMYMAAYDWRLSFQNTEIRDQTLSRLKSKIELMYXTNGYKKVVVVPHSMGVIYFLHYIKWVEAPPPLGGGGGPDWCAKHIKAVMNIAPTFLGIPKIVGSMLSVESKDLAFIRAMAPGLLDSKILSLQTLEHVMRVSRTWDSIVSLLPKGGEAIWGNLDWSPEENCVLSKKESNLRDTEINNSNDKSVFEVQESTNYGRIISFGKLASELDSSKLPTFNSPKQALRPNNTVAKSHPPSRGKVWSDYEINRDAIYRIFENKAYTAKTLLELLRSIAPMMMKRAEAPFSHGVANNLDDPKYNNHKYWSNPLETKLPDAPHMEIYCLYGVGIPTERSYIYKLSPSSRRRSIPLQIDSSADGNCLKGGAYFVDGDEIVPVLSSGFMCAKGWRGKTRFNPSRISTYIREYKHQAAANLLEGRGLASSAHADIMGNVGLVEDILRVSAGASGVELGGDKIYSDIVEMSKKVSIQL; from the exons ATGGCTTCAAATTTTCGGTTCTGGAAGCATTGTTATCTGGAGCCTGTGAAGTTTTCCATTAATTATCGAAGACCAGAAACTGAAGAAAGCCAATGTTTTGGCATCAATTCTGCAGTAAACGTTGAAAGGATAAAACAAAACAAGCTGAAGAAACAATGGAGGTGCGTAGATTCTTGTTGCTGGACAATTGGATACTTATGCACCACTTGGTGGCTACTCTTGTTTCTGCACCATTTTTTACCAGCAAATTTTCAAGGATTTAAGGTTCCAGAACCGCCGGGTGAGAGGCTGAGAATCGGCGGCACCGCCGCACTTCACCCTGTAGTTTTGGTTCCAGGCATTGTCACCGGAGGACTCGAGCTGTGGGAAGGCAGGCCTTGTGCCGATGGCCTCTTCCGCAAGCGGCTATGGGGCGTTAGCTTTACTGAAATATTCAGGAG GCCTATGTGTTGGTTAGAGCATCTATCATTAAACGATGAAACAGGCCTCGATCCCCCTGGAATTCGGGTCCGGGCCGTGCCCGGGCTC GTAGAGGCCGACTATTTTGCTCCTGGGTATTTCATTTGGGCTAATCTGATTCAGAATTTGGCCCGCATTGGGTATGAGGAGAAGAATATGTACATGGCAGCTTATGATTGGAGACTGTCCTTTCAAAATACAGAG ATAAGGGACCAAACTCTAAGTAGATTGAAGAGCAAAATCGAGCTGATGT GTACAAATGGATACAAGAAAGTGGTGGTGGTGCCTCATTCAATGGGTGTGATCTACTTTCTCCACTATATCAAATGGGTTGAAGCACCTCCGCCTTTGGGAGGTGGCGGTGGACCAGATTGGTGCGCAAAGCACATCAAAGCGGTCATGAATATAGCTCCGACGTTCCTTGGT ATTCCGAAAATCGTGGGGAGTATGTTGTCTGTAGAAAGCAAAGACCTTGCTTTCATAAG AGCTATGGCTCCAGGTCTCTTGGATTCTAAAATTCTGAGCCTTCAAACTTTGGAACATGTCATGCGAGTATCTCGAACATGGGACTCCATAGTTTCTTTGTTACCTAAAGGAGGTGAGGCCATTTGGGGTAATTTGGATTGGTCACCTGAAGAAAACTGTGTGTTG TCTAAGAAAGAAAGTAACCTTCGAGACACAGAGATCAACAACTCCAATGATAAGAGCGTTTTCGAAGTCCAAGAATCAACAAACTATGGAAGGATAATCTCTTTCGGAAAGCTGGCATCAGAATTGGATTCTTCAAAACTCCCTACTTTCAATTCTCCG AAACAAGCACTGAGACCCAATAACACCGTAgcaaaatctcatcctccatcacgGGGAAAAGTATGGAGTGATTATGAAATAAACCGGGATGCCATCTaccgaattttcgaaaataaagcATACACCGCAAAAACTTTGCTGGAGCTTCTCCGTTCCATTGCTCCAATGATGATGAAACGTGCCGAAGCTCCGTTCTCACATGGTGTGGCTAACAACCTGGACGATCCCAAGTATAATAATCACAAGTACTGGTCAAATCCACTTGAGACCAA ATTGCCGGATGCACCACACATGGAAATATACTGTCTCTATGGAGTGGGAATCCCAACAGAAAGATCGTATATCTACAAGCTCTCACCCTCCAGCAGGCGCAGAAGCATTCCTCTCCAAATAGACAGCTCCGCAGATGGAAATTGCTTAAAAGGTGGGGCGTACTTTGTGGATGGAGACGAAATTGTT CCAGTTCTGAGCTCTGGTTTTATGTGTGCCAAAGGCTGGCGAGGAAAAACACGTTTCAACCCATCCAGGATCTCAACTTACATAAGAGAATACAAGCATCAAGCAGCAGCAAATTTGCTGGAGGGGCGGGGGCTAGCAAGTAGTGCACATGCCGATATAATGGGAAATGTGGGCTTAGTCGAGGACATATTACGAGTGTCAGCCGGAGCATCTGGTGTTGAGCTTGGAGGCGATAAAATCTACTCCGATATTGTCGAAATGTCCAAGAAAGTAAGTATTCAGCTGTGA